A window of Sphaeramia orbicularis chromosome 8, fSphaOr1.1, whole genome shotgun sequence genomic DNA:
gacattttattttatgaataagatgaaaatgatgtcaaAGATGCAACACTTAGAGAATGAAAAAGATgccattaaaaagacataaagacATGTAGgaaagaatatataaaatatataacagAAAGACAGTAGAATGAAAAAGATtcaacaaaaagaacataaaagacataaaaaatgaaaacaatataaaagatggAATGAAAATGTCCTCAAacacaatccaatccaatccatttttatttatgaagcacaaatttaaacaaacacaaaggtttccaaagtgctgtacagtaaaataaatgcaataaaaacataacagaaagaaaaaaatttgaagataaaaacacaacaccacataataaataataaatcgacCGTCCATCCCAGATAAAATATCCATATACATAAAATCAACATCCTACACAGTGAGAAAAGCCAAAGAGaagaggtgggttttaagaagagatttcaaattagacagtagtcgcttttccgttgaccctcaaattgcgcaaatataacttgggcataaaaatttacctaatggaaaaatgacaatttcaccaaaactcttgtttttcgattgaaagtttttgtgctggcaagaggtggtttttcaggcgtagcgcaaatggtatgttacgcaaaactgtaatggaaagacctttttctgcgaCGAGTCACGTAagtttaaaaaaacggatgttgacagacgttacaacaaggaaagaagaagagtgttgaaagaaacatggtgcagtatgtgtggacacaccaggaaacccgatcattttttaatttagtatgagatagaggggtaatatataataataataataatgaatatatctgtaaatcaacaccatatttacgttcatcaccatgtttatggaacgacttctcatgtcatcatcatcatgtcattgtaagaaataaacaaatcatcacatttgtgatttaatgaaaaaaacaacattacgcacttctgttttttcgacatttgatAAATATTGGTAATgttttgcgcagatatccaatagaaaagtgactagtgaagaGGTCTGTCTAATGTGCAGCGGCAGTTCATTCCAACACACAATAAGATGGAAACAGTGTAAAGATCTAAAAACCTGAGCgatataatacaataataatgctGTGAAAGATGcaactaaaacataaaacagtagaaaagtactcggagaatgtagacctccgccaaggcagatcagtgcccccccctgccctgatcaccaccaaaatatgatcatttgttccttgtgccagtatcaacatttcctgaaattttcatccaaatctgtccataactttttgagttatcttggacagacagacagacagacagacaaaccaacgccggcaaaaacataacctccatggcggaggtaatgatgtaaaaaggcaaaaaaaacaaaaacatatcaaTAACGTGCACAGTTGATGGATAAATCTAGGTGTAGGACGTtgtttttggacaaactgcactgtaacaaaaaaaaaaaaacctgttaaaaaatagtattattgtggcagcaggggtgctgaaaaaatactgttaaataacggaaaataaccatctcataaaaatacggtaattttccatagttaaaatacagtttttgccctaactttacatgagattttgcatatttttttgaatattcttaaaaatacaggaaaaatctctaAAATCAACGGTAAactttctgttaaattacagatttttttttacagtgtgcatatCCTTACAGTTTATATTTACTATATATTTCACATATGGAAATTCACCGAGTGTGTCTGACATGTGCATAGAGAAGTAAAGAACAGAATGTGAAAACGATTATGATGGGATTATTTtcgtggaccagaaccagactcAGGCCACCGAGAAGCAGATCCGAGAGGAGTTCGAGGAGCTGCGGGAGTTTCTGCAGAAGGAGGAGTCGGCTCGACTGTCGGCCCTGCAGCAGGAGGACGAGGACAAGAAGGAGCTGGTGAAGAGGAAGTCGGACAGCATCACCAGAGACATCCTCACCTTCTCTCACGCCGTCATCGCCATTGAGAACGAGATAGCCTCCAGCGACGCCCTCTTCCTTCAGGTGAGTGGGTTTAGTAACAGTTTTTTCCTCCGAATTCACTGAACCAACACGATTTTCATCCTATGTTTCTCACTTTATTCCAGAATTACGCCAACGTGAAGAAAAGGTACGAGTCTTTCGTCTTCTGCACCATCTACTTTAAACATACGTGAACTGTTGACATTTGAGCGTCATTTCCGTCTGGCAGGGCACAGATCCCACAGAAGAATCCGGAAAAAGTGTCAGGGCCTCTGATTAATGTGGCCAAACATGTCAGCTCCCTCAAGTACCATGTGTGGGAGAAGATGGTGGAGCTGGTTCAGTACAGTAAGcactttatatatgtgtgtgtgtgtgtgtgtgtgtgggggggggttgtcgTACAGTTCTGTGACCTATAGAAAAGGACAGACTGGTGTGATGTGCTACAGAAGGGTGTGAACTTttactacagggtgagtcagaaaaaacgctctttccatttaaagagattgtactgctaaaacggaaacactgatttttcttttgaccatacagtcatattgatgtggttattgagcatgtctggtgatgtagtcatagatttattgcattgcataagagagagaaggtccattgtttattgggcactgaaatacctgccaacacaatgtatgccacggtgaacaaacttgaaattgacaacaattacaggagtcggggttttgctttcacactcaggacataggcctacatgacagtgcccagggagttttcatcatggcaagaccacagcgattgcaggtattatttcctcatcgagttgtctgtttgggtcaggagagagagtggccacctagatccccggacttgaccccccttgattttttcttgtgggggtatcttaaaaaaccgtgtgtatcagactgttccacaaactcttcaggaactccgaaatcgcatcacggctgaaatccaagccctacgacgaacacgaatggcgagaagagctgtgttagagatgcgacaacgagcacagatttgcatcagtctgaacggtagccaggttgaaggtcgtgccggacaacttcgttgagacaaaacattttgatggcgagtaaacatgctgtaatggttgacaatttcaatttcattcacggtggcataaactgtgttggcagatattttggtgcacaataaacaatggacattccctctgttatgctatgccataaatcaaggattcaatcgccagacatgctcaataaccacatcaatatgactgtatgatcaaaagaaaaataagcatttccatttcagtggtacaatttctttaaatgaaaagagcgttttttctgactcaccctgtacaggggtgtcagactcattttagttcagaggcccaTATACAACCAACATGATCTTATGTGGgtgggaccagtcaaataatagcacaataaactataaataatgactttgtacagtttttttcactttgtttcagtgtgaaaaaagttaaaattatattctgaaaatgggaataacatgaatcGTCTGATATGTCtgatgaaaaataagtgcgattttaacaatattatgtctcagtttatcatttacacatgcacattacaacgtacaaatacacaaaacatttagtaacaggcagaatgttgtaaaaaaaaaaaaaaaaaaaaaaaaaaaagcactttttttgtattgtaagacatttcgggttgttcatatttgttcaggttattcacattttatgatgaaaggatagtttgtatgtattatgtaattttacttttttcatattaaactaagaagaaaattccaatctaatctaatccaatccaatcaaatgcaatccagtctagtccagtccaacCCAAttcaatttaatctaatctaatccgaTCCAATACAATCCAATCTAGTCCAGTCCAACCCAATTCAGTCTAGtctaataatctaatctaatctaatctaatctaatccagtccaatccaatccagtccaacccAATTCAGTCTAGtctaataatctaatctaatgtaatccaatccaatctagtcCAGTCCAACCCAATTCAGTCTAGtctaataatctaatctaatccagtccaatccagtctaGTCCAATCTTATCCTGTTCAATCCAATCTAATCCTGTACGATCTGATCCAATCCaaaccaatccaatccaatccaatcctgcttaatccaatccagtccagtcccacGCAGTCAGATCCAATctgatccagtccagtccaagcCAATCCAATAAACAAagctctgtattttatttttaactgtCACGTCCTCTTCCAGCGCCCATCACCTTCGACCCCAACACCGCCTACCCCTGGTTGACCATCTCCAAAGACCTGACCACCGTGGCCAACAGCGGGTCCCTGAAGCAGCTCCCGGATAACCCCGAACGCTTCGGCCACTTCGTGTTCGTGCTGGGCTCGGAAGGCTTCACCTCGGGCCGCCACGCCTGGGAGGTGGAGGTGGGCGACAAGGTGGACTGGATGCTGGGGGTGGTCAAGGAGTCCATCGACAGGAAAGGCCGGATCTCGGGCTGCCCCGACGGCGGCTTCTGGATGATCTCGCACTACGAGGGCGAGTACTCGGCCATGACCAGGCCCAGCACCCCTCTGCAGCTAGTCGGGGAGCTGACCCGGGTCAGGGTGCAGCTTGACTACGACTCCGGAGAGGTGACGTTCTCCAACCCCGTCAGCATGACGCCCATCTACACCTTCCACGACTTCTTCACCGAGAAGATGTATCCGTTCTTCTGCCCCGGGGCGAACATCAACGGGAACAACCCCAGTCCGCTTAAAGTGTGTCCTGTCAAAGTGGCGGTGTGGAACAGCGCCACGTGGTGATGTCACAACAGGAAACTAGACCTGGACTAAGGCTTAGATCCATTTAAATGACCAGATGTGTTTAACCAGATCATGATAAGATCATTAAAGCAATTATTGTTTGATTTCACAAGGGTTTCTTCACTGAACAAAGCATGTGTTTTTAACccgtaaaaacccaaacagccaccaaagcttttactgatctaaactgtttaatacctgttgatcacaaggttctaatagttttggatttttcattatagtttagttttatttagttttgactttgctttctctaattcagttagttttaattagtttttagagcaggtttgctagtttttattagttttcattatcttACCTATATAATATGCGTTTCGACCCCGCCCCGTGTCCATCCCATCGATGCTCAGAAAAGCACATCTGCTCTCTTCAAAGGACAAGTCAGAAGCGGCGGTacatggagtatacctacttatttttcagtcagtattgtgtatacccacttctaaatccccctgatgcgcaccattcagtcgtatatctgagccaaattgcccatgttttctcctaggatggtgaagccatgacccaccctactctgcctctaactggCTAGTACTAGCTGCCAGCGTTAAATCATTATCAGATAcagtatgacccatttgaatgttcagaaactccgtagtgaacatggaagcactgtcattgattcaccagtaaaacccatggagttggatcaatgacagtggatggagacacttgtttttacattcagttattgatatctttgctaaaaaaaaagtcactttttcttcagtttttttcagtttttgatataataacccagtggtttccaacgttttttggcttgtgaccctattttaacatcacaaatttctggtgaccccagacatccaaaatggagaaattttttttgctaaaattaatttaattttgatcatgtaatagtttgctatactatgttgcaaataaacattaattttagacacatttagtctatataatgtatattattatggatggaggcagaaaagccaggtgtagattactgcacaaaatgagaattttattttccttggtcagaatatgtacagtcagtccagcttggatttccaaggctgacaattaatactgaacaaacaagaactccaactatgaattatgaaaaagctgcagcatctgaaactgaccacaatgaacatctgacagataaacagaaccacagtgctgcagtttcagcttcacagtttgtcatgtctgttatggattgtgattgtctctgtcaactcaacatatgttTTTTAGTAGTTtgttattttggggttttttttcagttactagacatttcaggcgaccccatttgaatatgAGGccaccccaaagttgaaaaacactgtaataacctttgaattcaaactgagtttttatgaacacttacatgatcagtgaattaaatatagaaaaatacataatatacactgaaaaatgcaaaatacagagaataatattatcataactggtgataaatcacttaaaaatgcgtaaatatacagaataattaatttgggaactgccacaaaagttgcactgggtctttaggggttaaagctACCAGGGGATGGACTCTGTAATAATTATGCACATTTCCTCATCATCAGTTTCCGATGGCCACAAACAAATGCTAATGTGAGGTCTCAGACAGGCCGATTACAGGGCGTAgacattcatttacactcaattGTATAATTATATAAGTGCTCCAATTCAGATTTTTCTCTTAAATTAGAGGCAGGTTTGTTAAATTACTGAATCCCTGTGAGTTGTAATGTGGCTTCAGTCCACAGTATGTAGTTATTTGAAAAGAGAGGACAAACAGGTTAAAGCTTTATGAGGAAAAAGGCTAAAATAAGAGTATTCGACAAATGCAATGATTGGTATTTAATCTTTataaccccgccccctgaaggggaggcaaggggtattggttttggtttggtttgtttgttaacactctagaagactattggttgaattcataccagattggggtTATATACtacaagtgacccagaatagatgtggttatactttgggaaaagtaggtcaaagtttaaattttcttaattaagtttttaaaatctttattttttcccccatttacttataatgggtgaaatttcaaatgtgtgtagcagcaaaactattggttgaatttataccaaatttggtttaaacaatgccagtgatccagaatagatctcgatacattttgggaaaaataggtgaaagtttcattttttttatgaattctttcaattttttctccccatttacttacagtgggcaaaatttcatgtctgtagcagcgaaactattggttgaattcataccaaattggaattatagattactagtgacccagagtagatatcactacattttgggaacagtaggtaaaagttaaaattttttatgaatttaaaaaaaaaaaaaaaaattcaaattttttttacttgtaattggt
This region includes:
- the LOC115423472 gene encoding E3 ubiquitin-protein ligase TRIM39-like codes for the protein MALRPRASSQPGKVSFFQSPKLASALRPRAISSHSGSVLEEELSCPICCEIFKDPVVLKCSHSFCRVCLQQFWNKKKARRECPVCRRKCSLTEPTVSLALKNVADTFLREQDRKNAVAGKGGKEDKEVEVEEERCSAHGEVLKLFCMDDAEVLCCVCHTSKKHFGHRVCPLEEGAQDLKEELKKELIPLKKNLRRLYEAKQECDDTTVHIKNQTQATEKQIREEFEELREFLQKEESARLSALQQEDEDKKELVKRKSDSITRDILTFSHAVIAIENEIASSDALFLQNYANVKKRAQIPQKNPEKVSGPLINVAKHVSSLKYHVWEKMVELVQYTPITFDPNTAYPWLTISKDLTTVANSGSLKQLPDNPERFGHFVFVLGSEGFTSGRHAWEVEVGDKVDWMLGVVKESIDRKGRISGCPDGGFWMISHYEGEYSAMTRPSTPLQLVGELTRVRVQLDYDSGEVTFSNPVSMTPIYTFHDFFTEKMYPFFCPGANINGNNPSPLKVCPVKVAVWNSATW